A single genomic interval of Zingiber officinale cultivar Zhangliang chromosome 4A, Zo_v1.1, whole genome shotgun sequence harbors:
- the LOC121971169 gene encoding peroxidase 5-like has product MAVLASIVVYSCMALCLMSDAVADQLRVGFYSQTCPTAETLIRQTFNDAVQKTDDIGADLLRMHFHDCFVRGCDGSVLIASANGNTAEKDAEINQTIEEEAFQVVDKAKAKLEAACPGVISCADILAFIARDSVAHYGGGFYDVPGGRRDGRISLASDTSELPGPDLRLVQLTQIFARKGLTQSDMITLSGAHTIGIAHCSAFASRLYNSSSSSGVDPTLDAAYAAQLKQQCPTAGSDTEVPMDPPSELGFDNSYYQGILRHRGLFTSDQTLVSTPAAAAQVNLFARNSAVFTSRFALAMVRMGSIGVLTGSNGEIRTNCRVPN; this is encoded by the exons ATGGCGGTGTTAGCGTCCATAGTTGTTTATTCCTGCATGGCCCTCTGCCTGATGAGCGATGCAGTAGCAGATCAGCTCAGAGTGGGCTTCTACTCCCAAACCTGCCCTACCGCCGAAACCCTCATCAGGCAAACCTTCAATGACGCTGTCCAGAAGACTGACGACATCGGCGCCGACCTTCTCCGGATGCATTTCCACGACTGCTTTGTCAGA GGGTGTGATGGATCGGTTCTCATAGCTTCGGCGAACGGGAACACGGCGGAGAAGGACGCGGAGATCAACCAAACCATCGAGGAAGAAGCGTTCCAAGTCGTCGATAAAGCAAAGGCCAAGCTGGAAGCTGCCTGCCCCGGCGTTATCTCCTGCGCCGACATTCTCGCTTTCATTGCCCGAGACAGCGTTGCACAC TATGGAGGAGGTTTCTATGATGTTCCTGGTGGAAGAAGGGACGGGAGGATTTCGTTGGCAAGCGACACGTCGGAGCTCCCTGGTCCCGATCTCCGACTCGTTCAACTCACTCAAATCTTCGCCAGGAAAGGGTTGACCCAATCCGACATGATCACCCTCTCAG GAGCACACACCATTGGCATCGCTCACTGCTCTGCCTTCGCCAGCAGGCTGTATAACTCCAGCAGCAGCTCGGGAGTCGACCCGACGCTGGACGCGGCGTACGCGGCTCAGCTGAAACAACAATGCCCGACGGCGGGGAGCGACACCGAGGTGCCGATGGACCCGCCGAGCGAGCTCGGGTTCGACAACAGCTACTACCAGGGCATCTTGAGGCACAGGGGGCTGTTCACGTCGGACCAGACGCTGGTGTCGACGCCGGCGGCGGCTGCGCAGGTGAACCTGTTCGCGCGCAACTCGGCCGTCTTCACGAGTAGATTTGCGCTGGCGATGGTGAGGATGGGCAGCATCGGCGTGCTGACCGGGAGCAACGGAGAGATACGCACCAACTGCAGAGTGCCCAACTGA